A window of the Streptomyces sp. NBC_01351 genome harbors these coding sequences:
- a CDS encoding 16S rRNA (uracil(1498)-N(3))-methyltransferase: protein MTAPVFVVEEVPAGPEFVLDGPEGRHAVSVKRLNPGEAVVLADGRGRWAEAVVKAAEGKDRLVVSVSGVFEEAEPAVRITVVQALPKGDRGEVAVETMTETGVDAIVPWQASRCITQWRGDRGAKSLAKWRATAREAGKQSRRVRFPEVAEAMSTKQVAALLAGADLAMVLHEDRDTPSGALAAAELPAAGSVVLVVGPEGGVSPEELAAFAEAGAHPYRLGRSVLRTSTAGTAATAVLLARTGRWS, encoded by the coding sequence ATGACCGCCCCCGTGTTCGTGGTCGAAGAGGTCCCCGCGGGGCCGGAGTTCGTCCTGGACGGCCCGGAGGGCCGGCACGCGGTCTCCGTGAAGCGGCTGAACCCGGGCGAGGCGGTGGTCCTCGCGGACGGCCGCGGGCGCTGGGCCGAAGCCGTGGTGAAGGCGGCGGAGGGCAAGGACCGGCTCGTCGTCTCGGTGTCCGGGGTCTTCGAGGAGGCCGAACCGGCCGTCCGGATCACCGTCGTCCAGGCCCTGCCCAAGGGCGACCGGGGCGAGGTGGCGGTGGAGACCATGACCGAGACCGGCGTGGACGCGATCGTGCCGTGGCAGGCCTCGCGGTGCATCACCCAGTGGCGCGGCGACCGGGGTGCCAAGTCCCTGGCCAAGTGGCGGGCCACGGCGCGGGAGGCGGGCAAGCAGTCCCGCCGCGTCCGCTTCCCGGAGGTGGCCGAGGCCATGTCGACCAAGCAGGTGGCGGCGCTGCTGGCCGGCGCCGACCTGGCGATGGTCCTGCACGAGGACCGGGACACCCCCTCCGGGGCGCTGGCCGCGGCGGAGCTCCCGGCGGCCGGCTCCGTCGTGCTGGTGGTCGGCCCGGAGGGCGGGGTCTCTCCGGAGGAGCTGGCCGCCTTCGCCGAGGCGGGGGCGCACCCGTACCGGCTGGGCCGCTCGGTCCTGCGGACCTCCACGGCGGGCACGGCGGCGACGGCGGTGCTGTTGGCGCGTACGGGGCGGTGGTCCTGA